Proteins encoded together in one Bacteroides ovatus window:
- a CDS encoding NAD-dependent epimerase/dehydratase family protein translates to MKITLIGASGFVGTRLITLLKKAQRYEMLNIDLQQSRFFPEVTAIGDVRDQDYLDKKLEGAECVVLLAAQHRDDVVPVSLYYDTNVGGIEKTLKAMEKNNIKRIIFFSSVAVYGLNKKNPNEEYPADPFNHYGKSKWQAEQILHEWYKLHPDWNIDIIRPTVIFGERNRGNVYNLLKQIASGKFLMIGSGNNKKSMAYVGNVVAFVKYMIDEVRTGYNVFNYVDKPDFTMNELVAHVSKVMNKHIPATHFPYWLGMIGGYCFDIFACITRKKLAVSSVRVKKFCATTEFDAAKIHSSVFKAPYSLGEGLARTLEFEFIYPPTDDITFKSE, encoded by the coding sequence ATGAAAATAACTTTAATTGGTGCGTCAGGTTTTGTCGGGACTCGTTTGATTACACTTTTGAAAAAAGCACAAAGATATGAGATGTTGAATATTGATTTGCAACAAAGTCGTTTCTTTCCAGAAGTTACAGCAATTGGTGATGTACGTGATCAGGATTATTTAGATAAGAAATTGGAAGGGGCTGAATGTGTTGTTTTATTAGCAGCACAGCATCGGGATGATGTTGTTCCGGTATCTCTTTATTATGATACAAATGTAGGTGGTATAGAAAAGACATTAAAAGCAATGGAGAAAAATAATATAAAACGAATCATTTTTTTTTCATCTGTTGCAGTATATGGTCTAAATAAAAAGAATCCAAATGAAGAATATCCGGCAGATCCGTTTAATCACTATGGGAAAAGTAAATGGCAGGCAGAGCAAATTTTGCATGAATGGTATAAGTTACATCCGGATTGGAATATTGATATTATTCGTCCAACAGTCATTTTTGGAGAACGTAACAGAGGCAATGTGTACAATTTATTAAAGCAAATTGCGAGTGGAAAGTTTCTAATGATTGGTTCTGGAAACAATAAAAAGTCAATGGCTTATGTCGGTAATGTTGTTGCTTTTGTAAAATACATGATTGATGAGGTTCGGACAGGTTATAATGTGTTTAATTATGTTGACAAGCCGGATTTTACAATGAATGAACTAGTGGCTCATGTGAGCAAAGTTATGAATAAACATATTCCGGCTACTCATTTCCCTTATTGGTTGGGCATGATAGGAGGATATTGTTTTGATATATTTGCTTGCATTACTCGTAAGAAATTGGCAGTAAGTTCTGTGCGTGTGAAGAAGTTTTGTGCAACAACTGAATTTGATGCTGCTAAAATACATTCTTCTGTTTTTAAAGCTCCTTATTCTTTAGGAGAGGGGCTGGCAAGAACTTTAGAGTTTGAATTTATATACCCCCCTACAGATGATATTACTTTTAAAAGTGAATAA
- a CDS encoding DegT/DnrJ/EryC1/StrS family aminotransferase yields the protein MIKFLDLQKVTAKYAEEIHEAVLRVVDSGWYLQGKENAMFETHYSSYIGTKYTIGCANGLDALIWIFRAYIEMGIMKPGDEVIVPANTYIASILAITENGLIPVLVEPNLETYQIDDSKIEKAITSRTRAILIVHLYGQCAYTEKIGELCEKYNLKLVEDNAQAHGCKFNGRMTGSIGDAAGHSFYPGKNLGALGDAGAVTTNDDELAHIVRSVANYGSAKKYVFQYVGRNSRLDEIQAAILDVKLRYLDNDIQLRKEVAKYYIENIENPAIILPIVKDWNAHVFHLFTIRCADRDGLQQYLAENDIQTNIHYPIPPHKQECYKEWNDLSFPITELIHAEELSIPMSPVISMEEVERVVKVLNAWK from the coding sequence ATGATTAAATTTTTAGATTTACAGAAAGTTACTGCAAAATATGCAGAAGAGATTCATGAAGCAGTATTGAGAGTCGTTGATTCAGGGTGGTATTTACAAGGCAAAGAAAATGCAATGTTTGAAACACATTATTCTTCATATATTGGTACTAAATATACTATAGGATGTGCTAACGGCCTTGATGCATTGATTTGGATTTTCCGTGCTTATATTGAAATGGGGATAATGAAACCTGGAGATGAAGTTATCGTTCCTGCAAATACCTATATTGCTTCTATTTTAGCCATTACTGAGAACGGACTCATTCCTGTGTTGGTTGAACCCAATCTGGAAACATATCAAATTGATGATTCTAAGATTGAAAAAGCTATAACTTCTCGTACAAGAGCTATACTTATAGTACATCTCTATGGTCAGTGTGCGTATACTGAGAAAATAGGAGAATTATGTGAAAAATATAATCTTAAGCTTGTAGAAGATAATGCGCAGGCACATGGCTGCAAATTTAATGGGAGAATGACAGGCTCGATAGGCGATGCTGCAGGGCATAGCTTTTATCCGGGTAAAAACTTAGGTGCATTAGGGGATGCAGGAGCTGTGACAACGAATGATGATGAGTTGGCACATATAGTAAGGTCGGTTGCTAATTACGGATCTGCAAAGAAATATGTTTTCCAATATGTAGGGCGTAATAGTCGTCTTGACGAAATTCAGGCAGCTATTCTTGATGTTAAACTCCGTTATCTTGATAATGATATACAATTAAGAAAAGAAGTTGCAAAATATTATATAGAAAACATTGAGAATCCAGCGATTATTTTGCCAATTGTGAAAGATTGGAATGCACATGTATTTCATCTTTTTACAATTCGTTGTGCAGATCGTGATGGCTTGCAACAATATTTAGCAGAGAATGATATTCAAACTAATATCCATTATCCTATTCCTCCTCATAAACAAGAATGCTATAAAGAATGGAATGATCTTAGCTTTCCAATTACAGAATTGATTCATGCTGAAGAATTGAGTATTCCAATGAGTCCTGTTATATCTATGGAAGAGGTTGAAAGGGTTGTAAAAGTGTTGAATGCTTGGAAGTAA
- a CDS encoding glycosyltransferase family 4 protein — MMKKKTIWFINKDAAPIEFYGTHLRTIKLAQYFQSEGYNVKLFCSSYVHNRNLCLSDSNKTFEEKTYDNIPFVLVNAGCGSTNGIRRIISYFRFAVKLFIHRKQFEKPDVIIHTSRIPFDIPIYQLAKKVKAKYIVDVTDLWPDSFVSLGLLGKNNPCVKIAYCLERYIYSKADNVVFSMPGAVNYVRENGWDSDQGGTIDLNKLHYINNGIDLSEFNVNMQRYKIEDFDLANDKTFNIIYLGSIRLANNLKLLIDSAKILQNNSVQVLIYGDGEDRAFLEHYCEEQQITNVKFKAKWTSPEYVPYILSKADVNALNYSTNFGKYGGSMNKMFLGLASGKPLCCNVGMPYSIILEEGVGIDCKLTDPQDYAAAILSLKNLPSDEYQTICNKAKKAAEKYDYAKLCVKFKDVCNL; from the coding sequence ATGATGAAGAAAAAGACTATTTGGTTCATAAATAAAGATGCAGCACCTATTGAATTTTATGGCACTCATTTGAGAACAATAAAGTTGGCACAATATTTTCAATCAGAAGGCTATAATGTGAAATTGTTTTGTTCTAGTTATGTTCACAATAGAAACTTATGTTTGTCTGACTCTAATAAGACATTTGAAGAGAAAACTTATGATAATATCCCTTTTGTTTTAGTAAATGCAGGTTGTGGATCTACTAATGGGATAAGAAGGATTATATCATATTTTAGGTTTGCGGTTAAATTATTCATCCATAGAAAACAATTTGAGAAACCGGATGTGATAATTCATACATCTCGTATTCCTTTTGATATTCCAATTTATCAACTTGCTAAAAAGGTAAAAGCAAAATATATCGTGGATGTTACAGATTTATGGCCTGATTCATTCGTAAGCTTAGGCTTATTGGGAAAAAATAATCCATGCGTGAAAATTGCTTATTGTTTAGAACGATATATTTATAGTAAAGCAGACAACGTTGTTTTTTCTATGCCTGGTGCAGTTAATTATGTGAGAGAAAACGGATGGGATAGTGATCAGGGGGGGACAATTGATTTAAACAAATTGCATTATATAAATAATGGTATTGATTTGTCTGAGTTTAATGTTAACATGCAAAGATACAAAATAGAAGATTTTGATTTGGCAAACGATAAAACTTTCAATATTATTTATCTGGGAAGCATTCGATTGGCAAATAATCTTAAACTGCTTATAGATTCAGCTAAAATATTGCAGAATAATAGTGTGCAGGTCTTGATTTATGGTGATGGTGAGGATAGGGCTTTTTTAGAGCATTATTGTGAAGAACAACAGATTACAAACGTAAAATTTAAAGCAAAATGGACATCACCTGAGTATGTGCCATATATACTTTCAAAAGCAGATGTGAATGCTCTGAATTATTCTACTAATTTCGGGAAGTATGGTGGCAGTATGAATAAGATGTTTTTGGGACTGGCAAGTGGTAAACCATTATGTTGTAATGTAGGAATGCCATACAGTATCATATTAGAGGAGGGTGTCGGCATAGACTGTAAGTTAACTGATCCGCAGGATTATGCCGCTGCTATACTTTCGCTTAAAAACTTGCCTTCTGATGAGTATCAGACAATATGTAATAAAGCGAAAAAAGCAGCCGAAAAATATGATTATGCGAAACTATGCGTGAAATTTAAAGATGTCTGTAATTTGTAA
- a CDS encoding acyltransferase, giving the protein MIHPLADCQSKLIGDGTTIWQFCVILNGAVIGSNCNLCAHVFVENDVIIGNNVTVKSGVQLWDGLRVKDNVFIGANVSFINDLIPRSKVYPSEFLMTTLEEHCSIGANSTIMGGLIIGEYALVGAGSVVTKNVPAHEIWFGNPACKKGYITKDGIALDLNMCDKNGVKHKI; this is encoded by the coding sequence ATGATACACCCACTGGCTGACTGTCAAAGTAAATTGATTGGTGACGGGACTACTATATGGCAATTTTGTGTCATCTTAAATGGTGCTGTTATTGGAAGTAACTGCAATTTATGTGCCCATGTTTTTGTAGAGAATGATGTTATTATAGGTAACAATGTTACTGTAAAATCAGGAGTACAATTGTGGGATGGTCTAAGAGTAAAAGATAATGTTTTTATCGGAGCAAATGTCTCTTTTATTAATGATTTGATTCCTCGTTCAAAAGTCTATCCAAGTGAATTTCTAATGACGACACTTGAGGAACATTGTTCGATCGGAGCCAATTCTACAATAATGGGAGGATTGATTATTGGTGAGTACGCTCTTGTCGGGGCAGGAAGTGTTGTTACAAAAAATGTTCCGGCACATGAGATTTGGTTTGGTAATCCTGCATGTAAAAAAGGGTATATCACTAAAGATGGTATTGCCCTGGACTTAAATATGTGTGATAAAAATGGAGTTAAACATAAAATATAA
- a CDS encoding helix-turn-helix domain-containing protein, with protein MEKKIPLNIGLEILENPDIVRFNEFRFISPHFGFVNSFAKIESNLITIDQPYRIKEGRIAVIKQGYARVLINLIEETFQPDKLLLIVPNSILQIIEVSPDFDMQMVAMDAEFLSIAGKDNFFTHLSQLQKNLILSLTSHEYDLFKSYFALIWNILQEPTFRREAIQYLLISLLCNIEYLVKNNNQKEQSCQTHQEEIFQRFISLVNAYSKKERNVSFYADKLCLTPRYLNTIIRQTSQQTVMDWINQSIILEAKVLLKHSNLLVYQISDELNFPNPSFFSKFFKRMTGMTPHEYQFSK; from the coding sequence ATGGAAAAGAAAATACCATTAAATATAGGTCTCGAAATCTTAGAAAATCCGGATATCGTCCGATTTAACGAATTTCGTTTCATATCTCCGCATTTCGGATTCGTAAACAGCTTCGCCAAAATAGAATCCAATCTTATCACAATAGATCAACCTTATCGTATCAAAGAGGGACGTATCGCAGTTATCAAACAGGGATATGCGCGCGTATTAATCAACCTGATAGAAGAAACTTTTCAGCCGGACAAGCTACTATTAATTGTTCCGAATTCCATTCTTCAGATTATAGAAGTCTCTCCGGATTTTGATATGCAGATGGTAGCCATGGACGCGGAATTTCTTTCTATAGCCGGAAAAGACAATTTCTTCACTCATCTCTCACAGTTACAGAAAAACCTCATATTATCTCTGACCTCACATGAATACGACTTGTTTAAGAGTTATTTTGCTTTAATATGGAATATATTACAAGAACCGACGTTCCGACGGGAAGCTATTCAATATCTACTAATTAGTCTTTTGTGCAATATAGAATATCTTGTCAAAAACAACAATCAAAAAGAACAGAGCTGTCAGACACATCAGGAAGAGATTTTCCAGCGTTTCATTTCTTTAGTCAATGCTTATAGCAAGAAAGAACGTAATGTTAGTTTTTATGCGGATAAGCTATGTCTCACTCCTCGTTATCTTAATACGATCATCCGCCAAACCAGTCAACAAACAGTAATGGACTGGATAAACCAGTCCATTATATTAGAAGCTAAAGTATTGCTAAAACATAGCAATCTGCTTGTTTATCAAATTTCTGATGAATTGAACTTCCCTAATCCTTCTTTTTTCTCGAAGTTCTTTAAGCGAATGACAGGAATGACACCACATGAATATCAATTCTCGAAATAA
- a CDS encoding GumC family protein, producing MKETEFNGTQEPKEESIDVKELLFKYLLHWPWFVGAVVVCLITAWVYLYIATPVYNISATVLIKDDKKGGSAGMLSGLESLGLDGLMSSSQNIDNEIEVLRSKTIVKEVVEDLGLYISYTDEDEFLSRNMYKTSPVQVSMTPQEADLLEKPIIVEMILQPQGSLDVNVKLGDDEYQKHFEKLPAVFPTDKGTLAFFLTPDSVLSKRILEKITDSEKTTRNITATINKPLAVAKGYCKNMTIEPTSKTTSVAVISLKNSNVQRGKDFINKLLEMYNINTNNDKNEVAQKTAEFINERISIISKELGSTEKDLESFKRGAGITDLTSDAQIALTGSAEYEKKRVENQTQINLLQDLQKYMQNEGYEVLPSNIGLQDVNLAAAINRYNDVLVERKRLLRTSTENNPTIINLDTSIHAMKENVQVSLDRVLRGLLITKADLDREANRYSRRISEAPGQEREFVSIARQQEIKAGLYLMLLQKREENAITLAATANNAKIIDDAIADDTPVSPRGKIIYLVALVLGIGIPVGIIYLLELTKFKIEGRSDVEKLTCVPIVGDIPLTDEKQGAIAVFENHNNLMSETFRNIRTNLQFMLENDKKVILVTSTVSGEGKSFISGNLAISLSLLGKKVVIVGLDIRKPGLNKVFNIPRKEVGITQYLANPEKNLMDLVQLSDVSKNLYILPGGTVPPNPTELLARDGLDKAIETLKKNFDYVILDTAPVGMVTDTLLIGRVADLSVYVCRADYTHKNEYTLINELAENNKLPSLCTVINGLDLKRRKYGYYYGYGKYGKFYGYGKRYGYGYGYGEHFHDKES from the coding sequence ATGAAAGAAACAGAATTCAACGGAACACAAGAGCCTAAGGAAGAAAGTATAGATGTCAAGGAACTGCTGTTTAAGTATTTGCTCCATTGGCCTTGGTTTGTGGGGGCGGTTGTGGTATGTTTGATTACAGCATGGGTCTATTTGTATATAGCTACTCCTGTGTATAACATATCTGCTACGGTTTTAATAAAGGACGATAAAAAGGGAGGTAGTGCCGGAATGCTTTCTGGGCTAGAGAGTTTGGGATTGGATGGTTTGATGTCTTCTTCACAGAATATTGATAACGAGATTGAAGTGCTCCGTTCCAAGACTATCGTCAAAGAAGTGGTTGAAGATTTGGGCCTCTATATTTCTTATACGGATGAGGATGAATTTCTTTCCAGGAATATGTATAAAACTTCACCAGTACAAGTGAGCATGACTCCGCAGGAGGCCGATTTATTGGAGAAACCGATAATTGTGGAGATGATATTGCAACCACAAGGAAGTCTGGATGTGAATGTGAAGCTTGGCGATGATGAATATCAGAAACATTTCGAAAAGTTACCGGCTGTTTTTCCTACCGATAAAGGAACATTGGCTTTTTTCCTGACACCGGATTCTGTATTATCTAAAAGAATATTGGAAAAAATTACAGATTCAGAAAAGACTACACGTAATATTACAGCAACAATTAATAAGCCTTTGGCTGTAGCGAAAGGGTATTGCAAAAATATGACTATTGAGCCTACTTCCAAAACCACTTCTGTGGCTGTCATATCATTGAAAAACTCAAATGTACAACGCGGCAAGGATTTTATCAATAAGTTATTGGAGATGTATAATATCAATACGAATAATGATAAGAATGAAGTGGCACAGAAAACAGCAGAATTTATCAATGAACGTATTAGTATTATCTCCAAAGAACTGGGTAGTACGGAAAAGGATCTGGAAAGTTTCAAACGTGGGGCGGGTATTACGGATTTGACCAGTGATGCACAAATAGCTTTGACGGGTAGTGCTGAATATGAAAAGAAGCGTGTGGAGAATCAAACCCAGATTAATTTGCTGCAGGATTTGCAAAAATATATGCAAAATGAAGGTTATGAGGTTTTACCTAGTAATATCGGATTGCAGGATGTGAATCTTGCGGCTGCCATCAACCGTTATAATGATGTGCTTGTTGAGAGAAAACGTTTGCTGCGTACATCAACGGAGAATAATCCTACCATTATAAACTTGGATACAAGTATTCATGCCATGAAAGAGAATGTACAAGTATCTTTAGACAGGGTTTTGCGTGGATTGTTGATTACAAAGGCAGATTTGGATCGTGAAGCGAATCGTTATTCCCGTCGTATTAGTGAGGCACCTGGTCAGGAGCGTGAGTTTGTGAGTATTGCTCGCCAACAGGAGATAAAGGCCGGACTTTATTTGATGCTTCTTCAGAAGCGTGAAGAGAATGCGATAACTCTGGCTGCTACAGCCAATAATGCGAAGATTATAGATGACGCTATAGCAGATGATACTCCTGTATCTCCTAGAGGCAAGATAATTTATCTGGTTGCTTTAGTGTTAGGAATCGGAATTCCGGTGGGGATTATTTACCTGCTCGAATTAACCAAATTCAAGATTGAAGGTCGTTCTGATGTAGAAAAGCTTACTTGTGTGCCTATTGTTGGTGATATTCCATTGACTGATGAAAAGCAGGGTGCTATTGCTGTATTTGAGAATCACAATAACTTGATGAGTGAAACTTTCCGCAATATCCGAACGAATCTTCAGTTTATGCTTGAAAATGACAAGAAGGTGATTCTGGTTACTTCTACGGTTAGTGGTGAGGGTAAATCTTTCATCTCTGGTAATCTTGCTATTAGTCTTTCTTTATTAGGGAAGAAAGTAGTAATCGTTGGTCTTGATATTCGTAAACCGGGCTTGAATAAGGTATTTAATATTCCGAGAAAAGAAGTTGGTATAACTCAATATTTGGCTAATCCGGAAAAGAACTTGATGGATTTAGTACAGCTTTCTGATGTAAGTAAGAATCTTTATATTCTTCCCGGTGGAACAGTTCCTCCTAATCCTACCGAATTATTGGCTCGTGATGGACTGGATAAAGCGATTGAAACTCTTAAGAAGAATTTTGATTATGTGATTCTGGATACAGCTCCTGTTGGTATGGTTACTGATACCTTGTTGATAGGACGTGTGGCTGACCTGTCTGTTTATGTCTGCCGTGCAGACTATACTCATAAAAACGAGTATACTTTGATTAATGAACTTGCTGAAAACAATAAATTGCCTAGCCTGTGTACTGTAATAAATGGTTTGGATCTGAAAAGAAGAAAATACGGTTATTATTACGGTTATGGTAAATATGGCAAGTTCTATGGTTATGGTAAGCGCTATGGTTACGGTTATGGATATGGAGAACATTTTCATGACAAGGAGTCATAA
- a CDS encoding polysaccharide biosynthesis/export family protein, with translation MEKVNKLICMILLSFLLAACQSYKKVPYLQDVEAVNQATQQETLYDAKIMPKDLLTIVVSCTSPELAAPFNLTIASPSNLSIQYTTTQPVLQQYLVDNEGKISFPVLGALTVGGLTKKQAEQLIVDKLKPYMKENPIVTVRMVNYKISVIGEVARPGTFTISNEKVNLLEALAMAGDMTVYGLRDNVKLIREDANGKQQIVTLDLNNAETILSPYYWLQQNDIVYITPNKAKARNSDVGNSTSLWFSATSILVSVVSLLVNILK, from the coding sequence ATGGAAAAAGTAAATAAACTAATATGTATGATATTGTTGTCTTTTTTATTAGCAGCATGTCAATCTTATAAAAAGGTACCTTATTTGCAAGACGTGGAAGCAGTCAATCAAGCTACTCAGCAGGAAACTCTTTATGATGCAAAGATCATGCCGAAAGATTTATTGACAATTGTGGTTTCGTGTACCAGTCCGGAACTAGCTGCACCCTTTAACTTGACAATTGCCAGCCCGTCTAATTTATCAATACAGTACACTACTACTCAGCCTGTGTTACAACAATATTTGGTTGACAATGAAGGGAAAATATCTTTTCCAGTATTAGGAGCACTGACAGTTGGAGGGCTTACAAAGAAACAGGCAGAGCAGTTAATCGTTGATAAATTGAAGCCTTATATGAAAGAAAATCCTATTGTCACAGTACGTATGGTAAATTATAAGATATCAGTCATTGGAGAGGTTGCTCGACCGGGTACATTTACTATTTCTAATGAGAAGGTGAATCTATTGGAGGCATTGGCCATGGCTGGTGATATGACGGTATACGGTCTTCGTGATAATGTGAAGCTGATTCGTGAGGACGCAAATGGCAAACAGCAAATTGTCACTTTGGATTTAAATAATGCCGAAACGATTCTTTCACCTTACTATTGGTTACAACAGAATGATATTGTTTATATAACTCCCAATAAAGCAAAGGCTCGAAATTCCGATGTGGGCAATAGTACCAGCCTCTGGTTCTCCGCTACCTCTATCTTGGTATCCGTTGTCAGCCTATTAGTAAACATCTTAAAATAA
- a CDS encoding TolC family protein — MKRMVFSFSFLLFVSGINAQITLEECQRKTQENYPLVHQYGLVEKTKEYNLENAAKGYLPQFALSAKASYQSEVTEIPVKLPGVDLKGLPKDQYQVMLELQQKIWDGGGIRTQKKQTTAEAEIEKEKLNVDMYALNSRVNDLYFGILLLDEQLKQNVLLQDELERNYRQITAYVENGIANQADLDAVKVEQLNTKQKRVELVSSRMAYLKMLSLLVGEKLSQETVLEKPVPQDDISAVGEIRRPELSLFNAQGVGLQVQEKALNVRHLPQFGLFVQGAYGNPGLNMLKNEFSPYYIAGVRLSWNFGSLYTLKNDRKVIENKRRQLDNNRDVFLFNTRLEMTQQDQAIQSLEKQMQDDDEIIRLRTNIRKSAEAKVANGTLTVTEMLRELTNESLARQSKALHEIQRLMGIYQLKYTTND; from the coding sequence ATGAAAAGAATGGTTTTCAGTTTCTCCTTTTTATTGTTTGTATCGGGAATAAATGCGCAGATAACGTTGGAAGAATGTCAACGGAAGACGCAGGAAAATTATCCGTTGGTACATCAGTATGGCTTGGTGGAGAAAACAAAGGAATATAATCTTGAGAATGCGGCAAAAGGATATTTGCCACAGTTTGCCCTTTCGGCTAAAGCTTCTTATCAGAGTGAGGTAACGGAAATTCCGGTGAAGCTTCCCGGAGTGGATTTGAAAGGACTGCCGAAAGATCAGTATCAGGTGATGTTGGAGTTACAACAGAAAATCTGGGATGGTGGAGGAATCCGGACGCAGAAGAAACAAACGACTGCGGAAGCGGAGATAGAGAAAGAAAAACTGAATGTGGATATGTATGCGCTAAATAGTCGTGTAAATGACCTTTATTTTGGGATTCTTTTGTTGGACGAGCAACTGAAACAGAATGTATTGTTGCAAGATGAACTGGAGAGAAATTATCGCCAGATTACTGCCTACGTAGAAAATGGCATTGCCAATCAGGCCGATTTGGATGCTGTGAAAGTGGAGCAGTTGAACACAAAGCAGAAAAGAGTTGAACTGGTTTCATCGCGTATGGCGTATTTGAAGATGCTTTCACTTTTGGTAGGAGAGAAATTGTCGCAGGAAACGGTTTTGGAGAAACCTGTTCCTCAAGATGACATTTCGGCTGTCGGTGAGATTCGTCGTCCGGAATTATCTTTGTTCAATGCGCAAGGAGTAGGATTGCAAGTACAGGAGAAAGCTTTGAATGTGCGTCATCTTCCACAGTTCGGATTATTCGTGCAGGGAGCTTATGGAAACCCCGGATTGAATATGCTGAAAAATGAATTTTCTCCCTACTATATTGCGGGTGTTCGCCTTTCATGGAATTTTGGTAGTTTGTATACCTTGAAGAATGACCGGAAGGTAATTGAAAATAAACGCCGGCAATTGGATAATAACCGGGATGTGTTTCTGTTTAATACAAGATTGGAGATGACACAACAAGATCAGGCCATCCAATCATTGGAAAAGCAAATGCAGGATGATGATGAGATTATCCGTTTGCGTACCAATATTCGCAAATCGGCAGAGGCCAAAGTGGCGAATGGAACATTGACGGTGACCGAGATGCTTCGGGAATTGACCAATGAGAGTTTGGCACGTCAGTCGAAAGCGTTGCATGAAATTCAACGGTTAATGGGAATTTATCAATTGAAATATACTACGAATGATTAA
- a CDS encoding mannose-1-phosphate guanylyltransferase → MDNHVVIMAGGIGSRFWPMSTPECPKQFIDVMGCGRSLIQLTADRFDGVCPRENMWVVTSEKYIDIVREQLPEIPESNILAEPCARNTAPCIAFACWKIKKKHPNANIVVTPSDALVIDTGEFRRVMEKALRFTDDGSAIVTIGIRPTRPETGYGYIAAADHLQTDKEIYTVDAFKEKPDKETAEKYLAEGNFFWNAGIFVWNVRTITSVMRVYAPGIAQIFDRIFPDFYTEKENETIKKLFPTCESISIDYAVMEKAQEIYVLPASFGWSDLGTWGALRGLLPQDKSGNATVGTDIRLYESKNCIVHASEEKRVVIQGLDGYIIAEKDNTLLICKLEEEQRIKEFSK, encoded by the coding sequence ATGGATAATCATGTTGTAATAATGGCTGGTGGCATAGGGAGCCGCTTTTGGCCGATGAGCACTCCGGAATGTCCTAAACAATTTATTGATGTAATGGGATGTGGCCGGTCGCTGATTCAGTTGACGGCAGATCGTTTCGACGGTGTTTGTCCCAGAGAAAATATGTGGGTCGTAACTTCTGAAAAATACATTGATATTGTTCGGGAGCAGTTGCCGGAAATTCCGGAAAGTAATATTTTGGCGGAGCCTTGTGCGCGCAATACTGCACCCTGCATTGCTTTTGCTTGCTGGAAGATTAAGAAAAAACATCCGAATGCTAACATTGTAGTAACTCCTTCGGATGCATTAGTCATTGATACGGGAGAATTCCGTAGAGTGATGGAGAAAGCCCTTCGTTTCACAGATGATGGCAGCGCTATTGTAACGATAGGTATCCGGCCAACTCGTCCGGAAACCGGATACGGATATATTGCTGCTGCCGATCACCTCCAGACAGATAAAGAGATTTATACAGTAGATGCTTTTAAGGAAAAACCGGATAAAGAAACTGCCGAAAAGTATCTGGCAGAAGGCAATTTCTTCTGGAATGCGGGAATCTTTGTATGGAATGTGCGTACTATTACTTCCGTGATGCGTGTATATGCTCCGGGCATCGCACAAATTTTCGATCGCATTTTCCCCGATTTCTATACAGAGAAAGAGAATGAAACAATCAAGAAGTTATTCCCTACTTGCGAAAGCATTTCTATCGACTATGCAGTGATGGAGAAAGCGCAGGAGATTTATGTACTTCCCGCTTCTTTTGGCTGGTCAGATCTGGGTACATGGGGAGCACTTCGCGGTTTGCTTCCACAGGATAAGTCTGGAAATGCAACCGTAGGAACCGATATCCGTTTGTATGAAAGTAAAAATTGTATTGTGCATGCCAGCGAAGAAAAACGAGTAGTTATTCAAGGCTTGGATGGATATATCATTGCAGAGAAAGATAACACATTATTGATCTGCAAGCTGGAAGAAGAGCAAAGAATTAAGGAATTCTCGAAATAA